In SAR86 cluster bacterium, a single genomic region encodes these proteins:
- a CDS encoding glycine--tRNA ligase, with protein MAAKTMDELVSLCKRRGFIFQSNEIYGGLQGTYDFGPLGVELKNNLKQTWWRSMVYDRDDVEGLDTSILTNPKVLKYSGHEDTFSDPLVDCKNCKSRWREDHLKKKKCPNCGSSDLTVARPFNLMFKTNVGPLEDEKSFAYLRPETAQNIFTNFKNVMDATSHKLPFGIAQIGKAFRNEITPRNFIFRVREFEQMELEFFVKPGTDDKWHESWIENRLDWWVDQGLNKENLELYEVPKEDLSHYSKRTVDIMYKFPHGVEELEGIANRADFDLGSHSKNQEELSLTSNTIVNKHSNSKLAIQDMETKKWNVPFVIEPSAGIERGILAILCEAFKVEKLDNNKERVVLSLLPHLAPIKAAIIPLKRNNEDFVNEALKIKKELQQLQLGRVVFENSGNIGKSYRRHDEIGTPLCITVDFESLDHKTVTLRDRDTMEQERIKIDEVGEFFKKKFL; from the coding sequence ATGGCTGCGAAAACAATGGATGAGCTGGTTTCTCTTTGTAAAAGAAGAGGATTTATTTTTCAATCTAATGAAATTTATGGAGGACTTCAAGGAACATATGATTTTGGTCCGTTGGGAGTAGAGCTTAAGAATAACCTAAAACAAACTTGGTGGAGATCTATGGTCTACGATAGAGATGACGTAGAAGGTCTGGACACTTCCATTTTAACGAATCCAAAAGTTCTAAAGTACTCAGGACATGAAGATACTTTTTCTGACCCTTTAGTAGATTGTAAAAATTGTAAAAGTAGATGGAGAGAAGATCATCTTAAAAAAAAGAAATGTCCTAACTGTGGATCTTCTGATCTGACCGTAGCAAGACCTTTTAACTTAATGTTTAAAACTAATGTTGGTCCTCTAGAAGATGAAAAATCTTTTGCTTATTTAAGGCCAGAAACTGCTCAAAATATTTTTACAAATTTTAAAAATGTAATGGATGCAACATCTCACAAACTCCCTTTTGGAATAGCTCAAATTGGTAAAGCTTTTAGAAATGAAATAACGCCTAGGAATTTTATTTTCAGGGTTCGTGAATTTGAGCAAATGGAATTAGAGTTTTTTGTGAAACCAGGTACAGATGACAAGTGGCATGAATCATGGATAGAAAATAGATTAGATTGGTGGGTAGATCAAGGTCTTAATAAAGAAAACTTAGAACTTTATGAAGTTCCTAAAGAGGATTTATCTCATTATTCTAAAAGAACTGTTGATATCATGTATAAATTTCCTCATGGCGTTGAAGAGCTTGAAGGAATTGCTAATAGAGCGGATTTTGATTTAGGTTCACATTCTAAAAACCAGGAAGAACTATCTTTAACTTCAAATACCATCGTGAATAAGCACTCAAACTCTAAATTAGCGATTCAAGATATGGAAACAAAAAAATGGAATGTTCCATTTGTGATTGAACCTTCGGCCGGCATTGAAAGGGGAATACTGGCTATACTTTGTGAAGCATTTAAAGTAGAAAAGCTAGATAATAACAAAGAAAGGGTTGTGCTCTCTTTGCTTCCTCATCTAGCTCCAATTAAAGCTGCCATCATTCCTTTAAAAAGAAATAATGAAGATTTTGTTAATGAAGCTTTAAAGATAAAAAAAGAACTACAACAGTTGCAACTAGGTAGAGTTGTTTTTGAAAACTCTGGAAATATAGGCAAAAGTTATAGGCGTCATGATGAAATAGGGACGCCCCTCTGTATAACTGTAGACTTTGAATCATTAGATCATAAAACTGTAACTTTGAGAGATAGAGATACAATGGAGCAAGAAAGGATAAAGATAGATGAAGTAGGTGAATTCTTCAAAAAAAAATTCTTATAA